In Brachybacterium saurashtrense, the genomic stretch AGGAGGTCGCCGCGGCGGACAACGCGCTCACCCGCCTCGCGGCCGAGCGCCCCGAGCTGCTCGAGGCGGACTTCGCGATCCTCGGCGAGCCCACCTCCGCCGCGGTCGAGGGAGGCTGCAAGGGCACGATGAAGCTCGAGGTCACCGCCCGGGGCGTCGCCGCCCACTCCGCCCGCGACTGGGTGGGGGACAACGCGATCCACCGCCTCGCGCCCGTGCTCGAGCGCCTCGCCGCGCACGAGTCCCGCCGCGCCGTGATCGACGGCCTCGAGTACCGCGAGTGCCTCAACGCGGTGGGGATCTCCGGCGGCATCGCCGGCAACGTGATCCCCGACCGCGCCACGGCCCTGCTCAACTACCGCTTCGCCCCGGACACCACCGTCGTCCAGGCGGAGGCGTTCGTGCGCGAGCTGCTGGCCGGGCTCGATCTCGAGATCACCGTCACCGACGCCGCCGGCGGCGCCCTGCCGGGCCTGGACTCGGAGGCGGCCCAGGAGTTCCTCGCCGCCCTGGGGGAGGACGTCCCGGTCGCCGCCAAGCAGGGCTGGACCGACGTCGCGCGCTTCTCCGCGCTCGGCACCCCGGCGGTGAACTTCGGCCCCGGGGACCCGCTGCTCGCCCACACCGACGACGAGCACGTGCCGGTCGCGGATCTCGAGCTGGCGCTGCGCGGTCTGCGCCGCTTCCTCACCCGCTGAGCGCTACGCTCGCAGGATGACTCACGAGGATCGAGAGCGTCACCGCAAGGGGCCGATCACGCTGCGCGGCGCGCAGCGGCCCGCCCGCACCACGGACCAGCGCCTGCTGGAGGAGGACGGCCCGGCGGACTGGGTGCACGCGGACCCGTGGCGGGTGCTGCGGATCCAGGCGGAGTTCGTCGAGGGCTTCGGCGCGCTCGCCGAGCTGGGCCCGGCGATCTCGCTGTTCGGCTCCGCCCGGCTGCGCGAGGACAGCCCCTACTACGACTGCGCCGTCCGGATCGCGCAGGGCGTGGTGGAGATGGGGTACGCGGTGATCACCGGCGGCGGGCCCGGGATCATGGAGGCCGGCAACCGCGGCGCGCAGGAGGCCGGCGGGGTGTCCGTGGGGCTGGGCATCGAGCTGCCCCACGAGCAGGGGATGAACGAGTATGTCGACCTCGGGGTGGACTTCCGCTACTTCTTCGCGCGCAAGACGATGTTCGTGAAGTACTCCAGCGGCTTCGTGGTGATGCCCGGCGGCTTCGGCACCTTCGACGAGCTGTTCGAGGCGCTCTGCCTGATGCAGACCCACAAGATCGACCTGTTCCCCGTGGTGCTGGTGGGGCGCGAGTACTGGCAGGGCCTGCTGGACTGGCTGCGCGGCACCGTGGTCGAGGGCGGGATGGTCAGCCCCGCGGACATCGACCTGCTGCGCGTGGTGGACACCGCCGAGGAGGCGCTGGAGGTGCTGCGCGAGGCGGCGACGAGGGGGCCGGCCGCGTCATGACCGCGGCGAGCCCGATGGTGCTGCTCCTGCTGCTGCTCGCCCTGGTGGTGGCGGTGGCGATGGTGGGGGTCGCGACCGGGCGGCTCGGCGGCGGGCTGGACCTCCCAGCACGCCGCCGGAGGCCCCGACGTGCGCGCAGGTCCCGAGACCTGAGATAATGGCCACCGTACGCGCATTGTCCGTGGCCCCGTCCGGGGGGCCACGCCAGGGCAGTGACTCATCAAGGAGGCACGATGGCTGCTATGAAGCCGCGCACCGGTGACGGTCCGCTCGAGGTCGTGGAGGAGGGTCGCAGCATCATCATGCGCGTCCCGCTCGAAGGGGGAGGCCGCCTGGTCGTCGAGATCGCCGCGTCGGAGGCGGCTGAGCTTCACGAGGCCCTCGAGGGCGTCATCGGCTAGCACGTCACCAGCCTCGGCGTCGGCCCCGCACCGCTCGGTGCGGGGCCGCTGTCGTTCCCGCGGCGATCCGTCCGGGCGGGTCGACGGTGCGGGCCACGGGCCGACGCGGCGGGCAGCGGGCCGACGAGAGCCGACGGGGAGGGCCGCCGTCAGGGGCGCAGCACGGCCGCGAGCACGCCGTCGCCGCTGCCGGTGAGCACGGCGACGAGATCCTCCGCCTCGGAGACGGCCCGCAGCAGGGCGCGCACGGACTGCGTGGTGGCGTCCCGTGCGGTCGGGTCTGGCACCCGGTCGTGGAACAGGGCGTGCGGGATCACCAGCACCCCGCCGGGGCGCAGCAGGCGGCGGGCGTGCTCGAGCAGGTCCAGGGAGTGCGGGGCGTGCGCGGGGAAGCTCACCAGGTCGTAGGCGTGGTCCGTGAGCCGGCCCACCACATCGCGCGGGCGCCCGGCGATGGTGCGCACCCTTGGGGTGCGGATCCCCGCCTCCGCGAAGGCCTCGCGGGCCGCCCGCTGGTTCTCCACCTCCGGATCGATCGTGGTGAGCACCCCGTCGGGATGCATGCCCGAGAGCAGGTAGAGCGAGCCCACCCCGCTGCCGGTTCCGATCTCCACCGCGGAGCGGGCACGCACGGACGCGGCCAGCACGCGCATCAGCGCGCCGGCACCGGGCAGCACCGGGGTGGCGCCGAGCTCGCTGCCGCGCTCCCGGGCGCGCGCGAGCACCCCGTCGTCGGCGAAGAGGGTCGCCTCGTCGAGGAACTCCTCACCGTGGGCCCAGCCGGCCACCTTTCCCGACGGCATCCGTGCATCCTCTCCGTTCATGGCGTGATCTGGCGATCTCTCCGTCCATCGTGCGATCTGGCGATCCTACGACAGCGCCCGCTCCTGTGAGCCCCACCGCCCGTGCGATGCAATAATGTCAGCGCGTCAGCGGATCTCGAGACACACAGGTGGACAATGGGCGGCACTGGATTCTTCGGCCTCGGCGGCTGGGAGCTCGTCGTCCTGCTCATCATCTTCCTGGTGGTCGTGGGCCCGCAGCGGCTCCCGGACGTCACCCGGCAGCTGGTGCGCTGGGTGCGCCAGGCGCGCCGCTGGGTGGACGACTCCCGCACCACCGTCGAGGACGAGATGGGCATCGCCATCGAGGACCTCAAGAAGTACGATCCGCGCCAGTACGATCCGCGCCGCATCATCCGCGAGGCCTGGGGGGACACCGACCTCGAGGACCTGGTGCCCAGCAAGGAGGCGCTGGGCGTCGCCGCCGGCGGCGCGGCGGCCGGTGCCGCCGCCACCGCGACGAAGGGGAAGAAGGGCGCGGCCGGCAAGGACAAGGGCCCGCAGCGCGCCCCCTTCGACGACGAGGCCACCTGAGACCGACTCCGAGACCGCCCGGACCGTTCGGCGCGAGACCGCCCGTCCCCGAGACCGCCGGGCCCGTCGGCGCGCCACCGCCCGGTCCCGTCGCCGGGGGAGCGGCGGCGCCGCGTGGGCGTCAGTGCCGCGTGACCGTCAGCGGCAGCTTCATCCCGCCCAGCCCGCGGGGCTTGCGCACCAGGGAGCGGGCGATGCCCCGCAGCGCGAGCGCGGTGGGGGAGTCGGGCCGGGAGACCACCAGCGGCACCCCCTGATCGGCGCCCTCGCGCAGGGCGGGATCGAGACCCACCCGGCCGAGCACCGGCACGTCGTGGCCGACGGACCGGCCGAGCGCCTGCGCCACCCGGTCGCCGCCGCCGGTGCCGAACACGTCCATCACCGAGCCGTCCGGCAGGGTGAGCCCGGCCATGTTCTCGACCACGCCCGCGATCTCCTGCTCCGTGGAGGTGGAGAGCGATCCGACCCGCTCGGCCACCCCGGAGGCGGACTGCTGCGGGGTGGTGACGACCACCATCTGCGCGCTCGGCAGCAGCTGCGCCACGGAGATCGCGACATCGCCGGTGCCGGGCGGGAGGTCCAGCAGCAGCACGTCGAGGTCTCCCCAGAACACGTCCGAGGCGAACTGCTCGATGGCGCGGTGCATCTTGGGGCCGCGCCACACCACCGCCTGCCCCTCGGGGACGAACATGCCGATGCTCATCACCGCGACGCCGTGCGCCTCGGGCGGCATCAGCAGGTCCGAGACCTTGGTGGGCTGATCGTCGATGCCGAACATGCCCGGCATCGAGAAGCCGTGGATGTCCGCGTCGATCACGCCCACCCGCAGTCCGTCGGCCGCCATCGCGGCGGCGAGGTTCGCGGTGACGGTGGACTTGCCCACCCCGCCTTTCCCGGAGGAGATCGCGAAGATGCGGGTGAGGGAGCCCGGCTGGTTGAAGGGGATCTGGCGCCGGCCCTGGCGCAGGCGGGTGGTGAGCTCCCGGCGCTGCTCCTCGCTCATCGCGCGGGTGGAGACCTCCACCCGCGACAGGCCGGGCACGGTGGCCGTCGCCTCTGCCGTCTCCCGTTCGATCCGGTCCCGCATCGGGCAGCCCTCGATCGTCACCAGCACCTGCACCCGGGCGGTGCCGTCGGCATCGACCTCCACCGAGTCGACCATGCCGAGCTCGGTGAGGGGGCGGTGGATCTCGGGATCCATCACGCCGGAGAGGGCGTCGTGGATGCGGGCGACGCGGTCGTCCTCGGGAGGCGTCGAACTGGTCACTTGGGGTGCTGCTCCTTCTCGGGGGCGGGGGTGGTGGGCGTCTCGGCGGTGCGGCGGTCCAGGGCCGCCTCGACCTCCTCGCGGAGCACGGCGCGCAGCGCCTCCGGATCGACGCCGGGCCGCGGCGACTCCTCCTCGAGCTCCTCGAGGAGGTCGCGCAGCTCGCCGCGCACGAAGTCGCGGGTGGCGACGTCGTTCAGGGCCAGCCGCAGCGAGGCGATCTCACGGGTGATGAAGTCGGTGGTGGCGTGGTTGCGCTCGTTGGACTGGCGGTCCTGCTCGGCCTGGACCCGGTCGCGGTCGTCCTGGCGGTTCTGCGCCAGCAGCAGCAGCGGCGCGGCGTAGGAGGCCTGCAGCGAGAGGATCAGGGTGAGCAGGGTGAAGTTCAGCGCGCGCGGATCGAACTGCGCCGATTCCGGGGCGAGCGAGTTCCAGGTGAGCCACACGGCGCAGAACAGCGTCATCCCCACCAGGAAGGCGGGGGTGCCCATCATGCGCGCGAAGCCCTCGGCGGCGCGGCCGAAGGCGTCGCCGCGCAGGGGGTTGCGCAGCAGCTGGCCCCGGCGCGGCGAGGGGTCGTCGAGCGGCCCGGGAGTGTGCTCGGCCATGCTCAGTCCCCCTTCGTGCGGTCCGTGCGGTCGTCCTCCTCGCCGCTGCGCGCGGTGGCGCGGGCGATCTCCGAGAGATCGATCTGTCCGGTGGTCGGCGGCGGCTCGTCCTGCTCGCGCCAGTCATCGGGCAGCACGTGGTCGAGCACGTCGTCCACGGTCACGGCGCCCAGCAGGCGGCCGTCGTCGTCCACCACCGGGATGGAGACGAGGTTGTAGGTCGCCATCTCGCGGGTCACCGTGGACAGCGGTGCACGGGGATCCACGGCCACCTTGTCCTGGTCGATGATCTCGCCGACGGGCCGGTCCGGGCGCTCCCGCAGGAGCTGCTGGAAGTGGACGATGCCCAGCAGCTTCCCGGTGGGGGTCTCCAGCGGCGAGCGGCACACGTGCACCGTGGAGGCGAGCGCGGCGTGGATCGCCTCCCGGCTGATCATCGCCAGGCAGTGCGCCACCGGGGTCTCCGGCGCCACGACCAGCGGCTCGGTGGTCATCATGCCGCCGGCGGTGTACTCGTCGTACGCCAGCAGGCGGCGCACGTCCTCCGCCTCCTCCGGCTCCATCAGGTTCAGCAGCTGGGAGGCGACGGCGTCCGGCAGCTCCTGGACCAGGTCCGCGGCGTCGTCGGGATCCATCGCGTCGAGGATGTCCGCGGCGCGCTTGGCGTCCAGCCCGGTGACCACCTCGACCCGGATGTCCTCCGGCAGCTCCTCGAGCACGTCCGCGAGCCGCTCGTCGGCCAGCTCCCCGGCGAGCTCGATCCGTCGCTTGGGCTCCAGCTCCTGGATGATCTCGGCGAGATCGGCCGGGTTGAGGTCCTGGTAGGAGGCGGCCAGCAGGTGCGCGGACTGCTCCGCCTGGCTGCCGTACAGCCCCGCCACCTCGGAGAGCTCGACGGTGAGGGTCTGGCCGCGGGAGACGAGCCGGCTCAGCGAGCTGCCGCGACGGCGCCGCAGGTGCAGGCGCGAGACCTCCCAGTCGCGGTGGCGGTTCTGATCCAGCGCGATGTCCAGCACCGTCGCCTCGCCGGTGCCGTCCTGCAGCGTCACCACCCGGTCCAGCAGATCGCCGATCACCAGCAGCTCGCCGGTGCGCTTCTCGAAGCGGCGCACGTTCAGCACCCCGGTGGAGATCACCTGGCCGGGGGAGATGGAGGTGACCCGCGTGATCGGCAGGAACACGCGCCGCTTGGCGCCCACCTCCACCACCAGGCCCACGGCCCGGGCGCTGGTGCGGCTGGAGGGCACCACCACCACGTCGCGCACCGTCGCCACCATGTCCCCGATCGGATCGAAGACGCTGGTGCCGGCCAGTCGCGCCGCGTAGAAGCGGGGCTGCGCGGCGGTGCTCACCGCTGCATCTCGGCGATCCAGGCCTCGACGTCCTCGGCACGCCGCGGCGCGGCGGCGGAGAGGTTCTCGACCCCGTCGGCGGTGACCAGCACGTCGTCCTCGATGCGCACGCCGATGCCGCGCAGCTCCTCGGGCACCAGCAGGTCGTTCTCCTTGAAGTACAGGCCCGGCTCGATGGTGAACACCATCCCCGGCACCAGCTCGGCGTCGAGGTACATCTCGCGCCGCGCCTGGGCGCAGTCGTGCACGTCCATGCCCAGGTGATGGCTGGTGCCGTGCGGCATCCAGCGCCGGTGCCACTGCCCCTCGGGAGCCAGGGACTCCGCGGCGGTGCCCGGCAGCAGCCCCCACTCCTCCAGGCGCGCGGCCAGCACCTCCATCGCCGCGGTGTGCAGGTCGCGGAAGCGCAGCCCCGGGCGGGCCACCGCGAAGGAGGCGTCGGCGGCCTCCAGCACGGCGTCGTACACCCGGCGCTGCACGGGGGAGAAGGTGCCGGAGACCGGCAGGGTGCGGGTGACGTCCGCGGTGTACAGCGAGTCGATCTCCACGCCGGCGTCCACCAGCACCAGCTCGTCGGGGCGCACCGCACCGTCGTTGCGGGTCCAGTGCAGGGTGCAGGCGTGGTCGCCCGCCGCGGCGATGGTGTCGTAGCCCACGCCGTTGCCGTCGGCGCGCGCGGTCGCGGCGAAGGCGCCCTCGATCACGCGCTCCCCGCGCGGATGGCCCACGGCCCGGGGGAGGCTGCGGATCACGTCCTCGAAGCCGCGCAGGGTCGCGTCGACCGCCTGGCGCATCTGGCGGATCTCGTACTCGTCCTTGACCAGGCGGGCCTCGCTGGCGGCCTCCTTGAGGGCGGCGCGCTCCGCGGCGGCGTCCTCCCCGTCGGGCAGGCCGTTCTGCTCCCGGATCTCGGCGACCATCGCCTCCACGCCCGCATCGACCTCGGGCATCACCGTCAGCGACAGCTGGGCGCCGACGTCCTTGGCGAGGTGGTCGCGCAGCTCGTCGATGTGTCGCACCTCGATGCCGAGCCGCTGGGAGGCCTCGGCCACGGTGGGGCGACGCCCCACCCACATCTCGCCGTAGCGGGAATCGGCGTAGAACTCGCTGGTGTCGAAGCCGGCGCGGGGCCGGAAGAAGTAGGTCGCCTCGGCGCGGGCCGGGTCCTCCGCGGACGGCTCGACGACGAGCACGCTGTCGGGCTCCTCGTCGGTGCCCAGCCCCGCGTAGTACGCGAAGGCGGAGTCGGGGCGGAAGGGGTAGTCGGTGTCGTTCGAGCGCACCTTGAGCACGCCCGCGGGCAGCACCATCCGGGTCGCCGGCAGGCGGCCCACCAGGGCGTCGCGGCGTGCGGGCGTGTGATCGGCCGCCTCGCGGCGTTCGGCGTCCGGCACCGTCTCGTCCCAGCCGGAGGAGATGAACGCCCGGAACGCCTCGCTGCTGGGGCGCTGCGAGCGGGAGTCCCCCCGGGAGGCGAGGTCCTTCATCCGCTCGCCGTTGGTGGTGCCGTCGGTGCTGGTCTCGGTGTTCTCGGTGCTCACCCCACGATGTTCTCACGGCCCGGTCTACCCTGGGAGCATGAGTGAGAGGTCAGACTCCCCGGCGACGCAGCGCATCGACCTGCACTCGCACAGCACCTGCTCGGACGGCACCACCTCCGTCCCGGAACTGTTCGCGCAGGCGCGCGCGGCCGGGTTGGACGTGCTGGCGCTCACCGACCACGACACCGTGGAGGGCTGGCCGCAGCTGCCCGCCGCGGTCGCCGCCAGCGGCGTCGCGGCCGTGCCCGGCATCGAGGTCTCCTGCGAGCAGGGGCACCGCAGCGTGCACCTGCTGGCCCTGCTGGTGGACCCGTCCGGGCACACCGACCTGGCCGCCGAGATGGCCGAGGCGCGCTCCTCCCGCATCGAGCGCGCCCGGCGCATGGTCGCGCTGATCGGGGAGGACCACCCGGTCTGCTGGGAGGACGTGCTCGCGCAGGTGGCGGGGGAGGAGACGGTGATCGGACGGCCCCACATCGCCGACGCCCTCGTCGCCGCGGGGGTGGTGCCGGACCGGTCCACGGCGTTCACCGAGATACTGCGCCCGACGGGTCCCTACTACGTGCCCTACTACGCGCCCTCGCCGCTCGAGGCGGTGGCCGCGATCCGGGAGGCCGGCGGCGTCTCCGTGATCGCGCACCCCGGCTCCGTCACCCGCGACGACGACCTGCCGGTGGAGCTGCTCGAGGAGCTCGTGGAGGCCGGGCTGGACGGTGTGGAGGTGCACCACCGAGAGCACGACGACGCCGAACGGGAGCGGCTCGGCGCCTTCGCCGCACGGCACGACCTGCTGGTCACCGGCGGCAGCGACTTCCACGGCACGGGCAAGCCCAACCGGCTGGGCGAGCACCTCACCGCGCTCGAGGTGCTCGCGGAGATCGAACGCCGCGCCACCAGCGGAACCTCCGTGCTCCGCCCCTGAGCTCCGCGCTGGACGCGCCTCCGGCGGCGGCACGGGAGCACCGCGGCTCCCGCGACCCGCTCCGACGGCGCCGGGCCCCGACGACGCGAAGTCGTCGAGGCCCGGCGCGCGGAGGGCGGGGAGGGCTCAGCCCTCGGAGCCGCCGTGTGAGGAGCCGCCGTTCGAGGAGCCGCCACGACTGCGGCTGCGACCACGGCCGCCGCGTGAACGCCGCCGACGGTTCGAGGAGCCGCCGCCCGACTCGGAGGAGTCGCCCTCGTCCCCGGGGCCGTTCGACGGCGCCTCGCCGCCTGCGCCGTCGCCGCCGACGACCTCGCCGTGCACCCGGCGGGTGCGCGAGCGGGAGCGCTGGCGACGCGGACGCTCGGAGGACTCGCCGCCCGCCTCGTCCCGCGCGGGGGCGTCCTCGCGCGGCCCGCCGTCGCTCTCGCCGCGCGCCTCCCCGCCGCCGCGACGCGCACCGCGGGAACGGCCCTCGCCGCGCCCGCCGCGGTCGCGGCCGCCCCGGCCGCTCTCGCGCCCGCCGCGGCCCTCGCCGCGCGGGGCCCGACCGGCCGCGTCGGGACCGCCGAGATCCTCGATCTCCTCCGCGTCCAGGCCCTCCCGCGTGCGCCGGTCCTTCGGCAGTGTGCCCTTGGCGTCGGTGGGGATGTCGAGATCGGTGAACAGGTGGTCGGAGGTGGAGTAGGTCTCCACGGCCTCGGTCGACTCCAGTCCCAGCTGCCGGGCGATCAGGCCCCAGCGCGCGAGGTCCTCCCAGTCCACGAACGTGATCGCGGTGCCCTTCTTGCCCGCGCGGCCGGTGCGGCCGGTGCGGTGGAGGTAGGTCTTGTCGTCGTCGGGGCAGTTCCAGTTCACGACGTGGGTGACGTCGGTGACGTCGATGCCGCGGGCGGCGACGTCGGTCGCCACCAGCACGTCGATCTTGCCGTTGCGGAAGGCGCGCAGCGCCTGCTCACGCGCCCCCTGTCCCAGATCGCCGTGCAGCGGGGCGGCGGCGAATCCGCGGTCCGCGAGATCGCCGGCCACCCGGTCCGCCTGGCGCTTGGTGCGCATGAAGATGATGGACAGGCCGCGGCCTCGGGCCTGCAGCACCCGGGCCATCACCTCGATCTTGTCGAGCTGGTGAGCGCGGTAGACCACCTGCTTGATGTCCGCCTTGGTGCGGGCCTCGTCGCCGGGGTCGTGGGCGCGGATGTGGGTGGGCTGCAGCATGAACCGGCGCGCGAGCGCCATGATCGGGCCGGGCATCGTGGCCGAGAACAGCATCGTCTGCCGGTTCGTGGGCACCGCCTGCAGCAGCTTCTCGATGTCCTCGAGGAAGCCCAGGTCGAGCATCTCGTCGGCCTCGTCGAGCACCGCGGTGCGCACCTGGGAGAGGTCCAGGTGCTTCTGGCGCATCAGGTCGATGAGACGGCCCGGCGTGCCCACCACCACCTCGACGCCCTTCTCGAGCGCCTCGATCTGCGGCTCGTAGGCGCGGCCGCCGTAGACGGTGAGGATGCGGATCGGGCGCTTCGCCGAGGCGGTCTCGAGATCGTGCGCCACCTGCACCGCGAGCTCGCGGGTGGGCAGCACGACGAGCGCCTGCGGCCTCCCGATCGGGCGGTCCTGCGGGTTCGGCTCGCCGGGGGCGACGGAGTTCTGCAGCAGCGGGATGCCGAATCCGAGGGTCTTGCCGGTGCCGGTCTTGGCCTGGCCGATGATGTCGCGGCCGCGGAGGGCCACCGGCAGGGTCAGGGCCTGGATCGGGAAGGGCGTGGTGATGCCCTTGGCGGCGAGCGCCTCGACGATGTCGGCGCGGACGTCGAAGTCGGCGAAGGTCTTCTGCGGGTCGGGGGTGCCGGAGCTCTGCTCGACGGCGGGGGAGGCCGACACGGCCTCATCGGTGTGCGGGATGGTTTCAGGCACCGTTCAACTCTCTGGTCATGGATGTGCATGGCCATGGTAGCCCCCGAGGGTGCGCGGGCGGCGGGGATGTGCGCGGACTATCCCTCGCCGCCCTGCCCCTCGCCCTCGTCGCCGGCGCCGCTCTCGCCGCCGCCGTCGCTCACCTCCGGCAGCGGGCTCACCGGATCGGTGGGGGTGACGCGGTCCTCGTCCGGCAGGCCCTCGCCCGGCTCCACCTCCTGCTCCGGCGGCACCGTGCCCTCCGGGGTCTCGGCGTCCTCGGGGATCTCCAGCTCCGGGTGCTCCAGCGGCATCTGGGTGCGCTGGATCGACACGGAGACCAGGCCCAGGCCGCCCATCGTGATGTCGTCGTAGGCGACCAGCCGCTCCGTCTCCCGGTCGAAGTAGAGCATCCGGGCGGTGAGGTCCAGCGGGTCCTCGCCGCGCAGCACGGGCTGCACCCCGCCGGAGGCGAGGGCGCCGCCGGTGGAGCCGACGGTCAGCCAGTCCGTGCCCGAGCCGTCCCTGTCCAGCTCCACGTTCGAGGTGTGCATGTGGCCGGAGAGCACCAGCGGGGCGCGGCCCAGCAGGCCCTCGGGCTTGGTGGGGTCGTGGATGAGCGCCAGGTCCACCGGGTCCTCGGGATTCTCCGCGTCGTAGGACTCGATGGTGTCTCCCAGCTGGAAGGCGCTGGCGATCACGGCCTCGTCGCCCTCGCGCCAGCCGCCGGCGTCGGAGTCGTCGTCCGCCGCGAAGCGGGGGTCTCCGATTCCGGCGACCTCCAGACCGGAGACCTCCACCACCTGGTTGTCCACCACGGTGGCGTTGGGCTGCGCCTCGATCGTCGCTGCGGCGGCGGCGCCGTCGTGGTTGCCGCTGATGTACACGTAGGGCACGCCGAGCGTGCCGATGGTGTTCAGCAGCTCGTTCTCCACCGGGGTTCCCCAGGAGACGATGTCGCCGGTGTCGATGACGGCGTCGATCGCGAACTGGGTGTGGAGCTGCTCGATGACGTCGTAGGCCTGCGGATTGTCGTGGATGTCGGACACGTGCAGGATCGTGATCACGTTCTCCTGGTCCAGTCCCACCGGCAGCGAGTCCGCGGCGATGTACAGCGCGGAGACCTGGCCCACGAACTCCGCGAGGGTGTCGCGGTAGCTCTGGTAGTCGATCGCGGTGTCATGGCCCAGATCGGCGACGTACGCGGCCTGCGAGAGGAGTCCCTCGAACCGCG encodes the following:
- the dapE gene encoding succinyl-diaminopimelate desuccinylase — encoded protein: MRSMSSQETPVLDPRADIVDLTAAIVDIASVSGQERVLADAVELALRTHAPHLEVLRDGDTVIARTHRGLSRRVLLAGHLDTVPIADNLPSTRRHRDGREELVGRGSCDMKGGVAVFLALAVEADAAPVDLTWIFYDHEEVAAADNALTRLAAERPELLEADFAILGEPTSAAVEGGCKGTMKLEVTARGVAAHSARDWVGDNAIHRLAPVLERLAAHESRRAVIDGLEYRECLNAVGISGGIAGNVIPDRATALLNYRFAPDTTVVQAEAFVRELLAGLDLEITVTDAAGGALPGLDSEAAQEFLAALGEDVPVAAKQGWTDVARFSALGTPAVNFGPGDPLLAHTDDEHVPVADLELALRGLRRFLTR
- a CDS encoding TIGR00730 family Rossman fold protein — translated: MTHEDRERHRKGPITLRGAQRPARTTDQRLLEEDGPADWVHADPWRVLRIQAEFVEGFGALAELGPAISLFGSARLREDSPYYDCAVRIAQGVVEMGYAVITGGGPGIMEAGNRGAQEAGGVSVGLGIELPHEQGMNEYVDLGVDFRYFFARKTMFVKYSSGFVVMPGGFGTFDELFEALCLMQTHKIDLFPVVLVGREYWQGLLDWLRGTVVEGGMVSPADIDLLRVVDTAEEALEVLREAATRGPAAS
- a CDS encoding DUF3117 domain-containing protein gives rise to the protein MAAMKPRTGDGPLEVVEEGRSIIMRVPLEGGGRLVVEIAASEAAELHEALEGVIG
- a CDS encoding O-methyltransferase codes for the protein MPSGKVAGWAHGEEFLDEATLFADDGVLARARERGSELGATPVLPGAGALMRVLAASVRARSAVEIGTGSGVGSLYLLSGMHPDGVLTTIDPEVENQRAAREAFAEAGIRTPRVRTIAGRPRDVVGRLTDHAYDLVSFPAHAPHSLDLLEHARRLLRPGGVLVIPHALFHDRVPDPTARDATTQSVRALLRAVSEAEDLVAVLTGSGDGVLAAVLRP
- the tatB gene encoding Sec-independent protein translocase protein TatB; the encoded protein is MGGTGFFGLGGWELVVLLIIFLVVVGPQRLPDVTRQLVRWVRQARRWVDDSRTTVEDEMGIAIEDLKKYDPRQYDPRRIIREAWGDTDLEDLVPSKEALGVAAGGAAAGAAATATKGKKGAAGKDKGPQRAPFDDEAT
- a CDS encoding P-loop NTPase, which produces MDPEIHRPLTELGMVDSVEVDADGTARVQVLVTIEGCPMRDRIERETAEATATVPGLSRVEVSTRAMSEEQRRELTTRLRQGRRQIPFNQPGSLTRIFAISSGKGGVGKSTVTANLAAAMAADGLRVGVIDADIHGFSMPGMFGIDDQPTKVSDLLMPPEAHGVAVMSIGMFVPEGQAVVWRGPKMHRAIEQFASDVFWGDLDVLLLDLPPGTGDVAISVAQLLPSAQMVVVTTPQQSASGVAERVGSLSTSTEQEIAGVVENMAGLTLPDGSVMDVFGTGGGDRVAQALGRSVGHDVPVLGRVGLDPALREGADQGVPLVVSRPDSPTALALRGIARSLVRKPRGLGGMKLPLTVTRH
- a CDS encoding DUF1003 domain-containing protein, which encodes MAEHTPGPLDDPSPRRGQLLRNPLRGDAFGRAAEGFARMMGTPAFLVGMTLFCAVWLTWNSLAPESAQFDPRALNFTLLTLILSLQASYAAPLLLLAQNRQDDRDRVQAEQDRQSNERNHATTDFITREIASLRLALNDVATRDFVRGELRDLLEELEEESPRPGVDPEALRAVLREEVEAALDRRTAETPTTPAPEKEQHPK
- a CDS encoding magnesium transporter MgtE N-terminal domain-containing protein, which encodes MSTAAQPRFYAARLAGTSVFDPIGDMVATVRDVVVVPSSRTSARAVGLVVEVGAKRRVFLPITRVTSISPGQVISTGVLNVRRFEKRTGELLVIGDLLDRVVTLQDGTGEATVLDIALDQNRHRDWEVSRLHLRRRRGSSLSRLVSRGQTLTVELSEVAGLYGSQAEQSAHLLAASYQDLNPADLAEIIQELEPKRRIELAGELADERLADVLEELPEDIRVEVVTGLDAKRAADILDAMDPDDAADLVQELPDAVASQLLNLMEPEEAEDVRRLLAYDEYTAGGMMTTEPLVVAPETPVAHCLAMISREAIHAALASTVHVCRSPLETPTGKLLGIVHFQQLLRERPDRPVGEIIDQDKVAVDPRAPLSTVTREMATYNLVSIPVVDDDGRLLGAVTVDDVLDHVLPDDWREQDEPPPTTGQIDLSEIARATARSGEEDDRTDRTKGD
- a CDS encoding aminopeptidase P family protein, producing the protein MSTENTETSTDGTTNGERMKDLASRGDSRSQRPSSEAFRAFISSGWDETVPDAERREAADHTPARRDALVGRLPATRMVLPAGVLKVRSNDTDYPFRPDSAFAYYAGLGTDEEPDSVLVVEPSAEDPARAEATYFFRPRAGFDTSEFYADSRYGEMWVGRRPTVAEASQRLGIEVRHIDELRDHLAKDVGAQLSLTVMPEVDAGVEAMVAEIREQNGLPDGEDAAAERAALKEAASEARLVKDEYEIRQMRQAVDATLRGFEDVIRSLPRAVGHPRGERVIEGAFAATARADGNGVGYDTIAAAGDHACTLHWTRNDGAVRPDELVLVDAGVEIDSLYTADVTRTLPVSGTFSPVQRRVYDAVLEAADASFAVARPGLRFRDLHTAAMEVLAARLEEWGLLPGTAAESLAPEGQWHRRWMPHGTSHHLGMDVHDCAQARREMYLDAELVPGMVFTIEPGLYFKENDLLVPEELRGIGVRIEDDVLVTADGVENLSAAAPRRAEDVEAWIAEMQR
- a CDS encoding PHP domain-containing protein encodes the protein MSERSDSPATQRIDLHSHSTCSDGTTSVPELFAQARAAGLDVLALTDHDTVEGWPQLPAAVAASGVAAVPGIEVSCEQGHRSVHLLALLVDPSGHTDLAAEMAEARSSRIERARRMVALIGEDHPVCWEDVLAQVAGEETVIGRPHIADALVAAGVVPDRSTAFTEILRPTGPYYVPYYAPSPLEAVAAIREAGGVSVIAHPGSVTRDDDLPVELLEELVEAGLDGVEVHHREHDDAERERLGAFAARHDLLVTGGSDFHGTGKPNRLGEHLTALEVLAEIERRATSGTSVLRP